From Streptosporangiales bacterium, a single genomic window includes:
- a CDS encoding sensor histidine kinase, whose protein sequence is MREFAAVAAIVVAIAVVLFAAWRYIRRNRRDLGTPTERAAYETLHQASLAAPPLRGGLTPAGAAKSVRHLRSLLGAAAVAIADDRQVLAWDGSYDRHAAGVLTHAAPVLDGSAPVVAGPEQVACHDSWCPVRYVVIAPLTTDGHVVGVLAAFGENASAGLVRAVTEVARWVSTQLDLAEFDRSRTRLAIAEVRALRAQISPHFVYNSLNVIASFVRTDPERARELLLEFADFTRYSFRTHGEFTTLAEELRSIERYLLLERARFGDRLQVTLRIAPEVLPVAVPFLCLQPLVENALRHGLQTKPGVGHITILGDDKGTDCAISVEDDGVGMDPEQLRRVLAGEQGGDSTGLANVDERLRQVFGDEYGLVAETAPGAGTKVSLRVPKYHAGVHADS, encoded by the coding sequence ATGCGGGAGTTCGCTGCGGTGGCGGCCATCGTGGTGGCGATCGCCGTCGTGCTGTTCGCCGCCTGGCGGTACATCAGGCGGAACAGGCGCGACCTCGGTACCCCCACGGAACGCGCGGCCTACGAGACGCTGCACCAGGCGTCGCTGGCCGCGCCCCCACTGCGGGGCGGGCTGACCCCCGCGGGCGCCGCGAAGTCGGTGCGGCACCTGCGGTCGCTGCTCGGCGCGGCGGCGGTGGCGATCGCCGACGACCGGCAGGTGCTCGCCTGGGACGGCTCGTACGACCGGCACGCCGCCGGGGTGCTGACGCACGCCGCTCCCGTGCTCGACGGCAGCGCGCCCGTGGTGGCCGGGCCGGAGCAGGTCGCCTGCCACGACTCCTGGTGCCCGGTGCGGTACGTGGTCATCGCGCCGTTGACGACCGACGGCCACGTCGTCGGGGTGCTCGCGGCGTTCGGGGAGAACGCGTCGGCCGGGCTGGTGCGCGCGGTGACCGAGGTGGCCCGCTGGGTGAGCACGCAGCTCGACCTGGCCGAGTTCGACCGCTCCCGCACCCGGCTGGCGATCGCCGAGGTGCGGGCGCTGCGGGCGCAGATCTCGCCGCACTTCGTCTACAACTCGCTGAACGTGATCGCGTCGTTCGTACGTACCGACCCGGAGCGGGCGCGGGAGCTGCTGCTCGAGTTCGCCGACTTCACCAGGTACTCGTTCCGCACGCACGGCGAGTTCACCACGCTCGCGGAGGAGCTGCGCTCCATCGAGCGGTACCTGCTGCTCGAACGGGCCAGGTTCGGCGACCGGCTACAGGTCACGTTGCGGATCGCGCCCGAGGTGCTGCCGGTGGCCGTGCCGTTCCTTTGCCTGCAGCCGCTGGTGGAGAACGCATTGCGGCACGGTCTGCAGACCAAGCCCGGCGTCGGTCACATCACCATCCTCGGCGACGACAAGGGCACCGACTGCGCGATCAGCGTGGAGGACGACGGCGTCGGCATGGACCCCGAGCAGTTGCGGCGGGTACTCGCCGGCGAGCAGGGCGGCGACTCCACCGGCCTCGCCAACGTGGACGAGCGGCTGCGGCAGGTCTTCGGCGACGAGTACGGGCTGGTCGCCGAGACCGCTCCGGGCGCGGGTACGAAGGTCAGCCTGCGGGTGCCGAAGTACCACGCCGGGGTTCACGCGGACAGCTGA